The stretch of DNA attttttataaatttttttgtatacttttttgttgggtatttttttgtttgtttgtgtagtttaattatataaattcaaattttaagcaaaaattCATTCTCAACAgcatctatctctctctctctcgcttatTGTGTGTccgctgtttgcttttttcttctcttaatatttttaaacatttgttttaaaaataaaaaataaatattcggATGCGCTGGGTGGGAACTAACTTTTACTGTCTGCTGCTCAAAAGTTGATTCTTCTACTGCTGACTcctttgattattttattgttttaaaaaataaaaaataactaaattaatttgtttttttgtttctctttggtTCTGCTACTATCAatgctggtgttgttgcttATTTTGCTGAtcttgttgtggttgttatttatttattaagaAATATATAGATTTATATAAAGAATTTAATACACAATGGATGTTGTTCTTGGTATCTGATGGTATCTGGTTTGGATGTTGTTTTCAAAATCATTTTGAGATATTCGTTGAATTTTAGTAGAGTTCCTTCTCCTCTTGTTTCTGCTCCGTTGTTGTtattggtgttggtgttgatgTTTCTCCTCGTTGTGGTGCCAGGCTCCCGGGTGGGGTTCCTTAGTATCCAGCCAACTCGGCGAATGTGGAGTCCATCTCGTCGGCAAGAGACTTGTACCTGTCCTTGTTGATGCCCAACTCGTCTGTgaattgcaacaaataaaaggtgGAGCGTTAGATCATCAGTTGGTATTCAATGTGGAGCTTGCAACATTAAAATCGAACATTGAACACGGATCAAACCTTCCAATTggttgattttctttttgtgagTTTTAGTGGCGCGCTGTTCTGGCAAGCGTTTTTTGAAAGGTTTCTTTGGTTATTTTTGCAGCATTGTGTGGGAAGGGGTCTTGGGAGACAGGGTATGAGGGGGATTCTATAGGGGGTATTCTACGGGGTATCTATGATCTAATATCTATCCAATCATTGCAGACATTGCATGAGAGAATGAGCGAAAACCTAagcgaaaaatcaatttgtgcaTCGGAGTAGAATGATTTTGGGAATTTTAGAAGTTGATGAGTTACAGAttgacatagagagagagaaagagacacagagataCGAGTgtataaagagagagagagacagattgAGAGTCTCGTTTTGTGTCCGGGTGGAGTAGAGTAGAGGCAAGACAGGACAAGACAAAGTGttcatgccacacaaaaacaaggaaaatCTTTTGCTCATCAGTATAACCATCACGCATACACAtcacagcaacaaatattttgtacatattgATAAATTCACCTGGTGTGTTGAAAGCATAATTAACTACAGCGCTGCAACTGGTATTTGGGTATTGATCTGAACTTATTTTTACAGTGTACTGGATTAAGGTCGTAGGAAGTTGAATAGCGGGAGACTAAACAAATTATGTACAGTGTAATTCTGTGACAGAAAATGTGGGATAAATACACTGATTTCTGTCTGGAGGGGGGAACATAATTGATATAGTAAACTGTAGGGGGGGTGGTAATCTTTTTTGAGGGCATGGGTAAGGGTTCTGTGGGGAGTTCtgtgtttcgttttcttttctttttaatatccAGTAAGTTCGGCAAATGTCTGGTCCAAATCGTCGCAGATTGCTTTGTACTTTTCCTTCTCATTGAAGAGACGGTCTGCAAAaggcattttgttgttttgttcatttatatacaaatatatatatatagagagagagagagagatatgggATTTATGGGGTATATATATTACATCAATTAATGTAAGCAGagtattaattaattattattaataaatattgagAAACAGATATTAATCCGTTTGGTGATATATACAATGCGAGCATTAGTTGAAGCCATCGTATCGTACAGCATCTCATTGCGAGATATCTGAATCTGATTGATAAATATCGTGGAATGTGGAGCGGAAACCTACCTTCTAGCCTGTCGACCTCCTTCTGCAGGCGCTTCACTTGCTTCTCAGCGTGCTCAGCGCGCTGTTCGGCCTCCTTCAACTTGATGGCCAGGGTCTTCATCTCGCGCTTGAATTCCTCCACGCGCTGGTTGGCCTTCTCCTCGGACACTTCCAGAGATTTCAGGGAGTTGCCGACAACCTACAAGAGAGCAACAAATTCGTTAGTGGCAGAGAAGTGTCCCAGAGTTTGGGGGCCGAAACACACCTTCAACTCCTCCTCAAGCTCCATGATCTTGGCCTCGCCGGAGCGGACACGATCCTCAGCGACCTCAAGTTCATCTTCAACGAAGGCCAGCTTGCGGGAAACCTCATCGGACTTGGTGTCGGCATCCTCAGCGAGCATGCGGGCCTCCTTCAGCTGGTTGGTCAGCTGGTCCATGCGCTCCTCATCCTGCTGGGAGCGGTTCTCCAACACCTTGCACATACGGTTGTTCTCATCGGCCGACTGTGtggcctccagcagcttctgtTGAGCGGTGGTCGAGCGTTCCTCAGACTTTTCCAGATCCTCCTCAATCTGTTGCACCTTGCGGTTCTGGGTGGCAACCTCAGACTCGGTGGAGGTCAACagtttctccttctcctccagctcaGCGTTggccttctccagctgctccttggcgGTGACCAAATCGACCTCAACCTGGACGAACTTCTTCTCCAGATCGCGCACTTCCTCATTGAGTTTGTCGGCGCGGGAGTTGGCATCCTTCGCTTGATTCTCGCAGGTATCTGCCTTGtcaatggcattatccttctCAAGCTTCATCGCTTGCATCTTCTTCTTGATGGCGTCCatggtgtttgtgttttttgtttgttattggCTTAGAAGGGAAGAAAACTGGAAAAAGcactgcaaaaaaaggaatttCGGTTAGATATATTTGATGGCTGTTTAAAGCTAATAAATGGATTAGTTTTACTTGATATAAAAGGTTTATAGTTAGATATGGCTTCCATTTTTAATTCCCCAGTTTGAGTGCTTAAATGGTAGAGTGCTTTTTTTCCACAAATTTATAATGATATATTTTTAGTAATGTGGTGATTGTGGTGAATTGGTGATTAAAACCATTAAAGAAGAGTCTCCTAATAGTCAGTTGATAAGCACATtcctttttatatttttcatcaGTCTTTAGGTTGAATAATACTTTAATTTGCA from Drosophila subobscura isolate 14011-0131.10 chromosome O, UCBerk_Dsub_1.0, whole genome shotgun sequence encodes:
- the LOC117896387 gene encoding tropomyosin-2 isoform X1, producing the protein MDAIKKKMQAMKLEKDNAIDKADTCENQAKDANSRADKLNEEVRDLEKKFVQVEVDLVTAKEQLEKANAELEEKEKLLTSTESEVATQNRKVQQIEEDLEKSEERSTTAQQKLLEATQSADENNRMCKVLENRSQQDEERMDQLTNQLKEARMLAEDADTKSDEVSRKLAFVEDELEVAEDRVRSGEAKIMELEEELKVVGNSLKSLEVSEEKANQRVEEFKREMKTLAIKLKEAEQRAEHAEKQVKRLQKEVDRLEDELGINKDRYKSLADEMDSTFAELAGY
- the LOC117896387 gene encoding tropomyosin-2 isoform X2 — translated: MDAIKKKMQAMKLEKDNAIDKADTCENQAKDANSRADKLNEEVRDLEKKFVQVEVDLVTAKEQLEKANAELEEKEKLLTSTESEVATQNRKVQQIEEDLEKSEERSTTAQQKLLEATQSADENNRMCKVLENRSQQDEERMDQLTNQLKEARMLAEDADTKSDEVSRKLAFVEDELEVAEDRVRSGEAKIMELEEELKVVGNSLKSLEVSEEKANQRVEEFKREMKTLAIKLKEAEQRAEHAEKQVKRLQKEVDRLEDRLFNEKEKYKAICDDLDQTFAELTGY